Proteins encoded by one window of Lathyrus oleraceus cultivar Zhongwan6 chromosome 1, CAAS_Psat_ZW6_1.0, whole genome shotgun sequence:
- the LOC127115663 gene encoding altered inheritance of mitochondria protein 3-like: MNYSRCPRHCITQYRNLLDHLRPADFIWRPYLNMDHEHQINPEDAAVWTTCTPIIRFTTVELHNTDRVKLQFGMVQNIPDPPASLGEWHMRKVNDQWNFNPWQQFARSECRKWKHRHDHVLTDAVMPNEVKPSRTYMAWYRSVGFQFIADDMYLYDPRQTTYTQEASTSNPQQHSQPNYSQPPTRQTFRSTNTQTYNQNMPFTQPQNQEHPPYHHQQMDHQPSTEHRFAPTPSPYQSRLTQNTNRPITYRSQEPQTSQYQNIPQPYLFQTPQQPFQPFLDPSLSPMSPFNRPGRPSMSQPHPNFSGMGHELSYAGTPSLNTEDYAELAEYLNGSSPVGGNDAPGPSDEQTPVQNRQRGLGPRVRIARGCGTGGRLGDPGHHH, from the exons atgaattacagcagatgtccgagacactgtattactcaatatcgcaacctgttggatcaccttcgaccggcagac ttcatttggcgtccataccttaatatggatcatgagcatcagatcaaccctgaagacgcagccgtatggacaacatgcacaccaataatacggttcacaacagtggagctgcacaacaccgatcgtgtgaagctgcagtttggtatggtccagaatatcccagatcccccagctagcctaggagaatggcatatgcgtaaagtgaacgaccaatggaacttcaacccttggcaacaattcgcaagatcagagtgtcgcaagtggaagcaccgtcatgaccatgtcttaactgacgcagtcatgccaaatgaggtaaaaccaagtcgtacttatatggcttggtatagatcagttggatttcaattcatcgccgatgatatgtacctctacgacccacgccagacaacttacacacaagaagcctcaacatctaacccccaacaacattctcagcccaattactcacaaccacctacccgacaaactttccgttccacaaacacacaaacatacaaccaaaacatgccattcacccaaccccaaaaccaagaacatcccccataccaccaccaacaaatggaccatcaaccttcgaccgaacatcgcttcgcacccacaccatcaccctaccaaagtcgccttacccaaaacactaaccgccccatcacctaccgtagccaagaaccccaaacatcacaataccaaaacatcccacaaccatatctcttccaaacaccccaacaacctttccaacctttcctagacccatcattgtcacccatgtcccccttcaaccgtcctggtcgcccatccatgagtcaaccacaccccaacttctctggcatgggtcatgagctcagctacgccggtacaccatcattgaatactgaagactatgctgagttggctgaatacctcaacggatcttctcctgtaggcggtaatgacgctcctggaccatcagatgaacaaacaccggttcagaatcgtcaacgtgggttagggccaagggttaggatagctaggggatgtgggaccggaggtcggttaggtgatcccggtcatcaccattag
- the LOC127102821 gene encoding secreted RxLR effector protein 161, whose amino-acid sequence MGLMSYFLGIKVKQTDEGIFISQKKYAKNMLKKFKIESCKLMLTPVEERLKLERESGGDLVNSTNFRRLVGSLGYLTATRLDIVYGVRLISKFMNSPRKSHWKAAKRILRYAKGIIDEGIFYFSSSKLELVGYTDSDWAGETETRKSTSGYVFHLGDGIFSWCSKKQQVVSLPTAEAEYIAATNCATQAVWLRRILSKLKHQQNGPTRN is encoded by the coding sequence ATGGGCCTAATGTCTTACTTTCTAGGCATTAAAGTGAAGCAGACAGATGAAGGAATCtttatttcacaaaagaaatatGCAAAAAATATGCTAAAGAAGTTCAAGATTGAATCATGCAAGCTGATGCTGACTCCGGTGGAAGAAAGATTGAAGCTGGAAAGAGAAAGTGGTGGTGATCTTGTCAACTCAACTAACTTCAGAAGATTAGTTGGAAGCCTCGGGTATTTGACTGCAACAAGACTTGACATAGTCTACGGAGTTAGGCTCATAAGCAAATTCATGAATTCACCAAGAAAATCTCATTGGAAAGCTGCAAAGCGAATCTTGAGATATGCCAAAGGTATAATTGATGAAGGGATTTTTTATTTTAGTTCTAGCAAGCTAGAGTTGGTTGGATACACAGACAGTGATTGGGCTGGTGAAACCGAAACTCGTAAAAGTACTTCAGGTTATGTTTTTCATCTTGGAGATGGTATTttttcttggtgttccaagaaaCAACAAGTAGTTTCACTGCCAACAGCAGAAGCAGAGTACATTGCAGCAACAAATTGTGCTACTCAAGCAGTTTGGTTGCGGAGAATATTGAGCAAATTGAAACATCAACAAAATGGTCCGACAAGAAATTAA